A window of Streptomyces sp. NBC_01689 genomic DNA:
GGAGGCGCTCCCCTGTGTGAGGCCGAAGGACGCCGCCAAGGCGGCCAGCACGACTACAAGACGTCCCAGCTTTCGCATGTCATCTCCCCCTTGAAATCATGAACTTGGCATGGACATTTAGTGCCGTTGATTTGTAGCACGTCGCAGAAGGCTCTGGATCTTTCGTGATTCTCTCGTGACCACGCCCTTCGATCGCTCGCGACACCTGGCGAGGCACGGACACCGGTGCAAGGCGCACCCCGGTTCCGTAGGCGCTGCGGTGTCGAACAGAGTCTGTGGAACACCGAGCGCGGCCATGCCAGACACGCCTGTGCGAGCGGACCAGGCACGAGTTACCTATCCACGAGGCCTTCCTCGGTCCCGCCACCTGTCTGATCACCCACCCCGTCCAAAGCCTTTGTCCGGACCGCTCACTGTCCCCAGGGGCAGGCCCGCCGGAGCTCGTCGGGGCGAGTGTCACTGAGCGGTGGAGAAGTCCGAGATGTTCGCAGGAAGGATCGGCCAGGGCTTCGACGTGTCCAAGGTGCGGCAGCACCACACCCGACGACGTGTTCATGGCTTCGCCTGGCCGGCGAGGGCGATCTCGCCCGTGAAACGTGAATGAGGAGCGCGGTCGGCTCGAAGACGTTCGGAAACATCCGGTGCCGATACAACCACCGACCCCGCCCGACACGTCTACAGGGTAATCGTCCGTCCCGATCCGGCGCCTTGAACAGGGCTCCCGGTCGCCCCGAACGAAAGCGAACCATGAGATATCGCACCAGAGTTACGGCTCCCGCGACCGTGCTGATCGGAACCGCCGCCACGGTTGCCACCGCCCCCACGGCCTCCGCTTCGGCACAACCTCACGCGTTACGGCCTCACGGCGCCCCGGGTGCGGAGAGCCTCGGTGACTCCGTGTTCCCGGCCCTCGGCAACGACGGCTACCGCGTCGAGGCCTACCACCTCGACCTTTCGTACGACGCCACAACCCGCCTGGTCGACGCCACGGCGACCCTCCTGATCCGGGCGACCCAGAACCTCTCCCGTTTCTCGCTCGACGCTCTCGGCCTGGACGTACGCTCGGTGCGCGTAGGCGGCACCGCGGCCACCTTCGAACAGGTCGATGAGAAGCTGCGCATCACCCCGGCACGCACTCTGCCAGAGCGCCGCTCCGTCACGGTCTGCGTCGAATACACCGCCGACCCCGCCCGGACCCTCGCGCACACCGCCTGGGTCCCCACTCCTGACGGCTTCGCCGTGTGCCCCCAGCCGAATTCGGCGCACACCGTCTTTCCGTGCAACGACCACCCGGCGGACAAGGCGGACTTCAGCTTCCGTATCACCGTGCCGAGCGATCTGCGCGGTGTCGCGAGCGGCACGCTGATCCGCACCGAGAGGCTGAACGGCGACCGGACGGCGTACACCTACCGATCGGCCTCGCCCATAGCCACCGAGCTGGTACAGATCACGGTCGGCGACTACACCGTCAAGGAGCGGCAGGGACCGCACCGGCTCAGGCTGCGGGATGTCGTTCCGACCGCCCGCGCCGCGGCGTTGGAGCCGGCGCTCGCGCTCACTCCGGGTCTTGTCGACTGGCTGGAACAGCGGCTGGGCGCCTATCCGTTCGAGACGTACGGACTGCTGCCCTGCAACTCCGATGATGCGAACGCTTTCGACTTCACCGGCCTGGAGACACAGACGCTCACGCTGTACAAGCCGAACTTCCTGCTCCAGGAAGAGAGATTCATCGGCTCGCACATGATGCACGAGCTCGTTCACTCGTGGTTCGGCAACAGTGTCAGCCCGGCCAACTGGGCCGATCTGTGGCTGAACGAGGGCCACGCGGACTTCTACGGGCTTCTCTACCGTTACGAGCGTGGCTGGGCCGACTCGCTCGGCCTGACCAGCATGGAAGCCCGGATGAAGGACACGTACGCCAGGGGCGACCAGTGGCGGCAGTCCTCAGGGCCCGTCGCCGCGCCGAACGCCGTCAATCTCTTCGACAACCAACGCTACCTGGGCGGCGTGCTGGTCCTGTACGCGCTGCGCGAGCACGTCGGCGAGGACGTCTTCGACCGCATCGAGCGTGCCTTCCTCGAACGCCACCGCAACTCGGCGGCCACGACGGCCGATTATGTCGCGGTCGCCTCCGCGGTCTCCGGGCAGGACCAGTCCGGCTTCCTCGACGACTGGTTGTACGGCACGAAGACACCGCGTATGCCGAACCACCCTGACTGGACGGTGACTCCAGTCGTGGCGGGTCTGGTGCCACCTCGCCACCGTGCGCCCGGTCACTACCCGGATTCATCCGCCACTCTCTGATCACCCTCTCGGCGAGCGCGGGGCTGGGTGGCCACGTTCCGCCCAGCCCTCGGCTCCGTGTCGCGTCTCGCAGAGGAACGACCAGGAAGAAGCCACAAACCTCGGCATGTGGCCGGCACGTCAGGCGACGCACCGGGCCGCCTGCGGCTCTTCCGGATCCGACAGCGGCAGGGTCGGCGTTCGCTGGACGAGTGCGCGTGCTGCGGCCAGCTCCCGGCGGGACTCCTGTTCCGCCGCTTCGAGGTAGGCGTACGCGTCATCGCCGATCGGGACGCGCAAGGGACCTGGTTCGTCGCGCGCGACGATGTCGAGGACCCGCTCGGCGTAGTCTTCGGGTCGTCCCGTGCCGGGATCGTCCGCCATGCCGCGCAGGCCGTGCAGAGTATCGGTGGTCGCGTCCGCGTAGGCGGACAACCGGCTCCTTGATTCGGAAACCGTCGTTCCGTAGCGGGTGGCGAAGCAGCCGGGTTCGACCACGGTGACGCGGATCCCCGCCGGGCCCACTTCCGCGGCCAGCGCTTGGCTCATGCCTTCCAAGGCGTACTTCCCCGCCGCGTACGCGCCGAGTCCGGGAAACGCCATGCGGCCGGCCAGGGACGACACA
This region includes:
- a CDS encoding SDR family oxidoreductase; translated protein: MTGCSSGLGRALAEAAAGAGDRVAVTARDVATLDRLCDAWPGQIVPISLELRDTAQCQGAVRTAADRLGGIDVLVNNAGAGLFGAIEEVSDTEVRDQLETLVVAPWRLVRLVLPLMRAQGHGHIVNVSSLAGRMAFPGLGAYAAGKYALEGMSQALAAEVGPAGIRVTVVEPGCFATRYGTTVSESRSRLSAYADATTDTLHGLRGMADDPGTGRPEDYAERVLDIVARDEPGPLRVPIGDDAYAYLEAAEQESRRELAAARALVQRTPTLPLSDPEEPQAARCVA
- a CDS encoding M1 family metallopeptidase, whose protein sequence is MRYRTRVTAPATVLIGTAATVATAPTASASAQPHALRPHGAPGAESLGDSVFPALGNDGYRVEAYHLDLSYDATTRLVDATATLLIRATQNLSRFSLDALGLDVRSVRVGGTAATFEQVDEKLRITPARTLPERRSVTVCVEYTADPARTLAHTAWVPTPDGFAVCPQPNSAHTVFPCNDHPADKADFSFRITVPSDLRGVASGTLIRTERLNGDRTAYTYRSASPIATELVQITVGDYTVKERQGPHRLRLRDVVPTARAAALEPALALTPGLVDWLEQRLGAYPFETYGLLPCNSDDANAFDFTGLETQTLTLYKPNFLLQEERFIGSHMMHELVHSWFGNSVSPANWADLWLNEGHADFYGLLYRYERGWADSLGLTSMEARMKDTYARGDQWRQSSGPVAAPNAVNLFDNQRYLGGVLVLYALREHVGEDVFDRIERAFLERHRNSAATTADYVAVASAVSGQDQSGFLDDWLYGTKTPRMPNHPDWTVTPVVAGLVPPRHRAPGHYPDSSATL